The Natator depressus isolate rNatDep1 chromosome 11, rNatDep2.hap1, whole genome shotgun sequence genome includes a window with the following:
- the SLC23A3 gene encoding solute carrier family 23 member 3 isoform X2, giving the protein MSGGCCGSPASRSPVRTSYSLLTTPPWGLSCCFALQHLAVQASLLCIFHLLLLPAPPIRDQNRSWSELLARSLFACGVSTALQTSLGSRLPLVQAPSFEFLIPAMVLSRHMAHTARNGTEEHAECAGQDCAGPGSWNQPLREVSGAVVVSGLVQLALGVSGVGGWIAQRCGPMVLAPSLSIIGLSAYKEAAHFCSDSWGVALLLVLLAVLFSQHLGSCRLPLCTWTWAKGISVETSIPALRMFSVLLPLCCAWIVWGILSHLRLPWDLLGPATWQLSAANGSLRSPWLQVPYPGEQEWPSLSAQALGVGVAMGITSSMNSMGCYLLCPRALRAPALPRHACNRGLCTEGLGSLLSGALGGVSGTASSVPNACTNSLTQASSRHSVQVSALACVFLGLSPRLAELLTTIPLAVHGGVLCVTYTVAVGTGISYFQYANIDSGRNIFIVGFTMFMALLVPRWLSATPRYVATGWVCLDLFLLSVLTVPVFLTGLLSFFLENTVSGTLEERGLLTELAVWNPGLGENAPQRCGSEASQVYGLPPALRRLLPPSRCKAFPFCFLCPGREESHALEEGSAPPGEATGLLLKPSTVEVELDKKWRETESRKWDNAV; this is encoded by the exons ATGAGTGGGGGCTGCTGCGGGAGCCCTGCCTCCCGGAGCCCCGTGCGCACCTCCTACTCCCTGCTGACGACGCCCCCCTGGGGCCTGAGCTGCTGCTTCGCCCTGCAG CACCTGGCCGTCCAGGCCTCTCTCCTCTGCATCTTccacctgctcctgctcccagcgCCCCCGATCCGGGACCAGAACCGGAGCTGGAGCGAGCTGCTGGCCCGGAGCCTCTTTGCCTGTGGGGTCTCCACGGCGCTGCAGACCAGCCTGGGCAGCAG GTTGCCCTTGGTCCAAGCGCCGTCGTTCGAGTTCCTGATCCCCGCCATGGTGCTGAGCCGCCACATGGCCCACACGGCCAGGAACG GTACAGAAGAGCATGCTGAGTGTGCTGGGCAGGACTGTGCAGGCCCCGGGAGCTGGAACCAGCCACTCAGGGAG GTCTCTGGAGCCGTGGTGGTCTCggggctggtgcagctggcacTGGGGGTGTCTGGCGTGGGGGGATGGATAGCCCAGCGCTGCGGGCCCAtggtcctggcccccagcctctCCATCATTGGGCTGTCCGCCTACAAAGAGGCAGCCCACTTTTGCTCGGACAGCTGGGGGGTGGCCCTGCT GCTCGTGCTCCTTGCTGTCCTGTTCTCCCAGCACTTGGGGTCCTGCCGCCTGCCCCTTTGCACGTGGACCTGGGCCAAGGGCATCTCCGTGGAGACAAGCATCCCAGCCTTGCGCATGTTTTCG GTGCTGCTTCCGCTTTGCTGTGCCTGGATTGTCTGGGGAATCCTGAGCCACCTCCGCCTCCCCTGGGACCTGCTGGGCCCCGCCACGTGGCAGCTGTCCGCAGCCAACGGCTCCCTCCGCTCCCCTTGGCTCCAAGTCCCCTACCCAG GTGAGCAGGAATGGCCGTCCCTCAGCGCCCAGGCTCTGGGCGTGGGCGTTGCCATGGGCATCACCTCCAGCATGAACTCCATGGGCTGCTACCTGCTGTGCCCACGAGCGCTGCGGGCCCCCGCCCTTCCTCGGCACGCCTGCAACCGTGGGCTCTGCACGGAAGGGCTGGGCAGCCTCCTTtcgggggcgctggggggcgtGAGCGGCACGGCTTCCAGCGTCCCCAACGCCTGCACCAACAGCCTCACCCAG GCCAGCTCGCGCCACTCCGTGCAAGTGAGTGCGTTGGCATGTGTGTTCCTGGGCCTGTCCCCCCGGCTGGCAGAGCTCCTCACCACCATCCCACTGGCGGTTCACG GCGGGGTGCTCTGCGTGACATACACCGTTGCCGTTGGCACTGGGATTTCGTATTTCCAGTACGCGAACATCGACTCGGGGAGGAACATCTTTATCGTCGGCTTCACCATGTTCATGGCGCTGCTGGTGCCACGGTGGCTCAGTGCGACCCCCAGATACGTGGCCACAG GCTGGGTCTGCCTGGACCTTTTCCTCCTCTCTGTGCtgacagttccagtctttttaactGGCCTCTTGTCCTTCTTCTTGGAGAACACGGTCTCAG GCACTCTGGAAGAGCGAGGGCTGCTCACTGAGCTGGCAGTGTGGAACCCAGGCCTGGGTGAGAATGCTCCTCAGAGGTGCGGGAGCGAAGCCAGCCAGGTGTACGGGCTCCCCCCGGCCCTGAGaaggctgctccctccctccaggtGTAAAGCCTTTCCATTCTGCTTCCTCTGCCCGGGGAGGGAGGAGAGCCACGCTTTGGAAGAGGGGTCAGCTCCCCCGGGGGAAGCCACAGGCCTGCTGCTGAAACCCAGCACTGTGGAGGTGGAGCTGGACAAGAAATGGAGAGAGACCGAGAGCCGCAAATGGGACAATGCTGTTTGA